The proteins below come from a single Prochlorococcus marinus str. MIT 9215 genomic window:
- the thrB gene encoding homoserine kinase, with protein MSIPEVGKKIRVTVPSTTANLGPGFDCLGAALDLYNEFIFTRIEGGGDRFDLIMESTDGNHLRGGPENLVFRAAQKVWENANIDPFALEARVKLAVPPARGLGSSATAIVAGLIGANAIMNSPLSKEKLLELAIDIEGHPDNVVPSLLGGLCLTARSSSQRWRIIRCDWHYSIKAVVAIPAIRLSTSEARKVMPKNVPISDAVTNMGALTLLLNGLKAGNAELIKEGMFDKLHEPYRWKLIKGGLEVKDAALNAGALGCAISGAGPSILALCKEENGKNVSQAMVKAWENSGVASRAPFLNVQTTGSQFSTISGK; from the coding sequence ATGTCTATTCCTGAAGTAGGAAAAAAAATAAGGGTAACAGTGCCTTCCACAACTGCCAATTTAGGGCCAGGATTCGATTGTCTTGGAGCAGCATTAGATTTGTATAACGAGTTTATTTTTACAAGAATTGAAGGTGGTGGAGATAGATTTGATTTAATAATGGAAAGTACAGATGGTAATCATTTGAGAGGAGGACCTGAAAACTTAGTTTTTAGAGCAGCTCAGAAAGTATGGGAGAACGCAAATATTGATCCTTTTGCACTTGAAGCAAGAGTTAAGTTGGCAGTGCCACCTGCACGCGGACTTGGAAGTAGTGCTACAGCAATAGTTGCCGGATTAATCGGAGCAAATGCAATAATGAACTCTCCATTGTCCAAAGAAAAACTCCTTGAACTTGCAATTGATATAGAAGGCCATCCTGACAATGTAGTTCCCTCTCTTCTGGGTGGGCTTTGTTTGACAGCCAGGTCTTCTTCTCAAAGATGGAGAATCATTAGATGTGATTGGCACTATTCAATTAAAGCTGTTGTAGCAATACCTGCAATTCGTTTAAGCACAAGTGAAGCAAGAAAGGTTATGCCCAAGAATGTACCTATATCTGATGCAGTGACAAATATGGGGGCACTTACTTTGTTATTAAACGGCTTAAAAGCAGGAAATGCGGAACTTATAAAAGAGGGAATGTTTGATAAACTACATGAACCTTACAGATGGAAACTTATCAAGGGTGGATTAGAAGTTAAAGATGCCGCACTAAATGCAGGGGCTCTAGGATGTGCAATTAGTGGAGCTGGGCCAAGTATCTTGGCTTTGTGTAAAGAAGAAAATGGTAAAAACGTAAGTCAAGCCATGGTGAAAGCATGGGAAAATTCAGGTGTAGCTAGCAGAGCACCTTTCTTAAACGTTCAAACAACGGGCAGCCAATTTAGCACCATCTCAGGTAAGTAG
- a CDS encoding glucokinase, with protein MNFLACDLGGTKVLLGIFEKVINEDSPKLIFKKKYISSNWGSFELILEDFLKKECKNITHPSSACFAVAGPLSNNNAKIINLSWNISGNTLQDKFNFKSCELINDFAVQIYGIPFLKKNQYSTIQNGSHSEGANNDLHAIVGAGTGLGIARGIISGKKVKVLASEGGHVEYSPKSKLEWELKIWLKNYLKIERISCERIISGTGLSRIAEWRLSKPDAQNHPLQKYLKKIKIFDASRKELPEKICNLSKEGDQLMIEVERIWLGAYASLLGDVALQELCFGGLWISGGTASKHFKNFKSDLFLKQFFDKGRLKDILKTIPMKVILDEEFGLFSAACRAKMLLKT; from the coding sequence ATGAATTTTCTCGCTTGTGATTTAGGAGGTACAAAGGTTCTATTGGGGATTTTCGAAAAAGTAATAAATGAAGATTCGCCTAAGTTAATATTCAAGAAGAAATATATATCATCTAATTGGGGTTCTTTTGAACTAATCCTAGAAGATTTTCTCAAAAAAGAATGCAAAAATATTACTCATCCTTCTTCAGCATGTTTCGCCGTAGCTGGTCCTTTATCCAACAACAACGCAAAAATCATTAACTTGTCATGGAATATTTCTGGAAATACTTTACAGGACAAATTTAATTTTAAAAGCTGCGAGCTAATAAATGATTTCGCTGTACAAATTTATGGAATACCTTTTTTAAAAAAAAATCAATATTCTACTATCCAAAATGGATCCCATTCTGAAGGTGCTAATAATGATCTGCATGCCATTGTTGGAGCGGGTACTGGTTTGGGCATTGCAAGAGGAATAATATCAGGGAAAAAGGTAAAAGTTTTAGCTAGTGAAGGTGGTCATGTTGAGTACTCCCCAAAATCAAAATTAGAATGGGAATTAAAAATTTGGCTCAAGAATTATTTAAAAATTGAAAGGATATCTTGTGAAAGAATTATTAGCGGCACTGGTTTATCAAGAATTGCCGAATGGAGACTAAGCAAACCTGATGCCCAGAACCATCCTCTACAAAAATATTTAAAGAAAATTAAGATTTTTGATGCTTCTAGAAAAGAACTACCTGAAAAAATTTGTAATCTTTCTAAAGAAGGAGATCAGCTAATGATTGAAGTTGAGAGGATTTGGCTAGGTGCTTATGCATCTTTATTGGGAGATGTTGCTCTTCAAGAATTGTGCTTTGGCGGGTTATGGATTTCTGGAGGAACCGCATCAAAACATTTCAAAAACTTTAAATCAGATTTATTTTTAAAACAATTTTTCGACAAGGGTAGATTAAAAGATATTCTTAAAACAATACCTATGAAAGTAATTTTAGATGAAGAGTTTGGACTTTTTAGTGCAGCCTGCAGAGCAAAAATGCTTTTAAAAACCTAA
- the thrS gene encoding threonine--tRNA ligase has translation MPIITLPDGSKKVFEKSVTILEIAQSIGAGLAKATIAGKVNDVLLDATIPINSDSKVVIITSKDKEGIEIIRHSFAHLIGHAVKQIYSDIKMAIGPVIEDGFYYDIFSEYRFTPEDLIKIENRINKLIKTNYDVEILQVSKKEAIKTFKERDETFKLRIIEDIPEEGLINLYKHEEYIDMCRGPHVPNTRHLRHFKLLKLSGSYWRGNSENESLQRIYGTAWAKEKELNDYLKRIEEAEKRDHRKLGKKHSLFHIQEESPGMIFWHPNGWTIYQVLEKYIREILKKNDYLEIKTPQAVDKSLWEKSGHWEKFRDDMFTTASENRTYAIKPMNCPCHIQVFNQGLKSYKDLPIRLAEFGSCHRNEPSGALHGLMRVRNFTQDDAHIFCTEEQIQEEVSTFIDLVFEVYKTFGFDEIIIKLSTRPKKKVGSEEIWDKSEEALTKALDNKNLKWELQPGEGAFYGPKIEFSLKDCLNRVWQCGTIQVDFSMPIRLDATYVDIDNEKRNPVMLHRAILGSFERFIGILIEQYEAKFPIWLAPYQLTLLSITDRNIEKCLKFNELLINNGYRSTVDIRNEKIGYKIREATLERVPLIAVIGDKEEEIDSVSLRALDGRNLGIFNLPNLCKLMDGLIEKRGRTE, from the coding sequence ATGCCAATAATTACCTTACCTGATGGTTCAAAAAAGGTTTTCGAAAAATCTGTAACTATTCTTGAAATTGCACAAAGTATAGGGGCTGGATTAGCTAAAGCAACAATTGCAGGGAAAGTAAATGATGTTCTTCTTGATGCAACAATTCCCATAAATAGTGATTCCAAAGTTGTAATTATCACATCAAAAGATAAAGAAGGAATTGAAATAATAAGACATTCCTTTGCTCACCTTATTGGTCATGCAGTTAAACAAATTTACTCTGATATTAAAATGGCGATTGGGCCTGTAATTGAAGATGGTTTTTATTACGATATTTTTTCTGAGTACAGATTTACTCCTGAAGATTTAATAAAAATTGAAAATAGAATTAATAAATTAATAAAAACAAACTATGACGTTGAAATTTTACAAGTTTCTAAAAAAGAGGCAATTAAAACTTTTAAAGAAAGAGATGAGACTTTTAAACTACGAATAATTGAAGATATTCCTGAAGAAGGTCTCATAAATTTATACAAACACGAAGAATATATCGACATGTGTAGAGGGCCTCACGTCCCCAACACTAGACATTTGAGACACTTTAAATTACTCAAATTATCTGGTTCATACTGGAGAGGTAATAGTGAGAATGAATCACTACAGAGAATATATGGAACTGCATGGGCAAAAGAAAAAGAACTCAATGACTACTTAAAAAGAATTGAAGAAGCGGAAAAAAGAGATCATAGAAAACTTGGTAAAAAACATTCATTGTTTCATATACAAGAGGAATCTCCTGGAATGATTTTTTGGCATCCAAATGGATGGACAATATACCAAGTACTGGAAAAGTACATAAGAGAAATACTCAAAAAAAATGATTATTTAGAAATTAAAACCCCTCAAGCAGTTGATAAATCTCTTTGGGAAAAATCCGGTCATTGGGAAAAATTTAGAGATGATATGTTTACTACTGCATCAGAAAATCGAACTTATGCAATTAAACCAATGAATTGTCCATGTCATATTCAAGTATTTAATCAAGGTTTAAAAAGTTATAAGGACTTACCTATTCGTCTTGCTGAATTTGGTTCTTGTCACAGAAATGAACCCTCAGGTGCACTACATGGGTTAATGAGAGTAAGAAACTTTACTCAAGATGATGCACACATTTTCTGTACAGAAGAGCAAATTCAAGAAGAAGTATCAACTTTTATAGATCTTGTTTTCGAGGTTTATAAAACTTTTGGTTTTGATGAAATCATTATCAAATTATCAACCCGACCTAAAAAAAAGGTAGGTAGTGAAGAGATTTGGGATAAATCAGAGGAAGCTCTTACCAAAGCTCTAGATAATAAGAACCTAAAATGGGAACTCCAACCTGGAGAGGGGGCTTTTTATGGTCCAAAAATAGAATTCTCTTTAAAGGATTGTCTCAATAGAGTCTGGCAATGCGGCACTATTCAGGTTGATTTCTCAATGCCTATTAGATTGGATGCAACTTATGTAGATATTGATAATGAGAAAAGAAATCCTGTTATGCTTCATAGAGCCATTTTAGGATCCTTTGAAAGATTTATCGGAATCTTAATTGAACAATATGAGGCAAAATTCCCAATTTGGCTTGCGCCTTATCAATTAACTTTATTGAGCATTACTGATAGAAATATTGAAAAATGTTTAAAATTTAATGAATTACTAATTAATAATGGTTACCGATCAACAGTTGATATTAGGAATGAAAAAATAGGATATAAAATAAGGGAGGCAACCCTCGAAAGGGTTCCTTTAATTGCAGTTATTGGGGATAAAGAAGAGGAAATTGATTCAGTCTCCTTAAGAGCTTTAGATGGAAGAAATTTAGGAATTTTTAATTTACCTAATCTTTGTAAATTAATGGATGGATTAATAGAAAAAAGAGGAAGAACAGAATAA
- the trpS gene encoding tryptophan--tRNA ligase produces MANKKRILSGVQPTGDLHIGNWLGAINNWVTLQEQYETFLCVVDLHAITASYNPKELSQNTISTAALYVACGIDPNICSIFVQSQISAHSELCWILNCMTPINWMERMIQFKEKSIQQGNNVSIGLFDYPILMAADILLYDADFVPVGEDQKQHLELARDIAQQRINARFSKDKNILKIPQPIIMKNGSKIMSLLDGSKKMSKSDLNEGSRINLLDAPEIITKKIKRAKSDSYIGIEFNNPERPESKNLLMIYSILSGKEISQCENDFSETGWGTFKNLITEKLIESLEPIQKKYKLLINDPYQLNKILDEGKEKAEDLANQTLKRVKTKLGFFEMEKKLCQ; encoded by the coding sequence ATGGCAAATAAAAAAAGAATTCTTTCGGGAGTTCAACCAACTGGTGATTTACATATTGGAAATTGGCTTGGGGCTATAAATAATTGGGTTACGCTTCAAGAGCAATATGAAACATTTCTATGTGTAGTTGATTTACACGCAATCACAGCTTCATATAATCCCAAAGAATTATCTCAGAACACTATCTCTACAGCAGCTTTGTACGTCGCTTGTGGGATAGATCCCAATATATGTTCAATTTTTGTCCAAAGTCAGATTTCTGCACATTCAGAACTATGTTGGATATTAAATTGCATGACCCCGATAAATTGGATGGAAAGAATGATTCAATTCAAAGAAAAATCCATTCAACAGGGAAATAATGTATCCATTGGATTATTTGACTATCCGATCCTAATGGCTGCAGACATTCTTCTATATGACGCTGACTTTGTACCAGTAGGTGAGGATCAAAAACAACATCTTGAACTTGCTAGAGATATTGCACAACAAAGAATCAATGCCAGATTTAGTAAGGATAAAAATATTTTAAAAATCCCTCAACCAATAATCATGAAGAATGGATCAAAAATAATGAGTTTACTTGATGGTTCAAAAAAGATGAGCAAAAGTGATTTAAATGAGGGTAGTCGTATTAACTTATTAGATGCTCCTGAAATAATTACGAAAAAAATTAAAAGAGCAAAAAGTGACAGTTATATTGGAATTGAATTTAACAATCCTGAGAGACCAGAATCTAAAAATCTTTTGATGATATATTCAATATTATCTGGCAAAGAAATTTCACAATGTGAGAATGATTTCTCAGAAACTGGATGGGGGACATTTAAAAACTTAATAACTGAAAAACTTATTGAATCACTAGAACCTATTCAAAAAAAATATAAATTATTAATTAATGATCCCTATCAATTAAATAAAATCCTTGATGAAGGGAAGGAGAAAGCTGAAGATTTAGCAAATCAGACTTTAAAAAGAGTTAAAACAAAATTAGGATTCTTCGAAATGGAGAAAAAATTATGCCAATAA
- a CDS encoding YcjF family protein, whose translation MFDITKDNLLKDFIRFPKKNLIFILLFLGFGEWFVSDLIHFAGGSIGFFALCLGGYFYLKNDKPKFNEPNNLDGWINLCNEDLNFFEELEATNELEKQNSNRQKKLELILNRCEKEKISCIGQKDYQSCQSVLKSYFKADKFDFDLYEKLPKYNSSQVIPEEALKSDAILFFINLPLSANDFLWLEKFPKNMPIWLVALTSNEIEAKNQIEDLKSQISIEFINKIITFDLNKNEITSIPFSLRRFFISSSKNIENTKKRLLKELHVAWQSEIEGIRRMQLKGIQRKNQILVATTVFLSPIPSIDVMAMTVLNSLMIKEIKSIWRCNWSPEILDKVSKEILKTAIAQGVIEWSGQTLIGITKLHGTNWLVSGSFQAVSAAYLTRVVSSSLADFMAITKGVEEPDLDFIKKNSEKIVEKAFEKEKINWQGFISDLRKPLIKLSFSS comes from the coding sequence GTGTTTGATATTACTAAAGACAACCTTTTAAAGGATTTTATAAGATTTCCGAAAAAAAATCTTATTTTTATTCTATTGTTCTTAGGTTTTGGGGAATGGTTTGTCAGTGACTTAATTCATTTTGCAGGAGGTTCAATAGGATTTTTTGCATTATGTTTGGGGGGATATTTTTACCTGAAGAATGATAAGCCTAAATTTAATGAGCCAAATAATTTAGATGGTTGGATAAATCTATGTAATGAAGATTTAAACTTTTTTGAAGAACTTGAAGCAACAAATGAACTAGAAAAACAAAATTCAAATAGACAAAAAAAACTTGAATTGATCCTAAATAGATGTGAAAAAGAGAAAATAAGTTGCATTGGACAAAAAGATTACCAAAGTTGTCAGTCTGTTTTGAAAAGTTATTTTAAAGCAGATAAGTTTGACTTTGATTTATACGAAAAACTGCCTAAATACAATTCATCTCAAGTTATTCCAGAAGAAGCTTTGAAGAGTGATGCAATTTTGTTTTTTATAAACCTGCCTTTGTCAGCAAATGATTTTTTGTGGCTGGAAAAGTTTCCTAAAAATATGCCAATTTGGTTAGTGGCTTTAACTTCCAACGAAATAGAAGCTAAGAATCAGATAGAAGACCTAAAGTCTCAAATTTCAATTGAATTTATAAATAAAATTATTACTTTTGATTTGAACAAGAATGAAATAACAAGTATACCTTTTTCGTTAAGGAGGTTTTTTATAAGTTCATCTAAAAATATTGAAAATACAAAAAAAAGGCTATTGAAAGAACTTCATGTTGCTTGGCAATCTGAAATTGAAGGGATAAGAAGAATGCAGTTAAAAGGTATACAAAGAAAAAATCAAATTCTTGTCGCGACAACTGTTTTCTTATCTCCTATCCCATCAATTGATGTTATGGCAATGACAGTACTAAATTCATTAATGATTAAAGAAATTAAGTCTATATGGAGATGTAATTGGTCTCCTGAAATTTTAGATAAAGTATCTAAAGAGATTTTGAAGACTGCAATTGCTCAAGGCGTTATTGAGTGGAGTGGACAGACTCTAATTGGCATTACAAAATTACATGGAACAAATTGGCTTGTTTCTGGATCATTTCAGGCTGTTAGTGCTGCTTATTTAACAAGAGTAGTATCAAGTTCTTTGGCTGATTTTATGGCAATAACAAAAGGAGTAGAAGAACCCGATTTGGATTTTATAAAGAAAAATTCTGAAAAAATTGTTGAAAAAGCTTTTGAAAAAGAAAAAATAAATTGGCAAGGATTTATTTCTGATCTCAGAAAACCACTTATAAAACTATCTTTTAGTTCTTAA
- a CDS encoding metal ABC transporter substrate-binding protein, giving the protein MRKNILFLSLILLLSLASGSCKRISNKNESKEVILASFTVLADIISNVAKDHFIVKSITKPGVEVHGYQPTPSDLVNASSAFVFIDNGFGFELWAEKFVSNLKVKRITVAEDLDPIFISEDFYKGKPNPHAWISPKRGILYVDILVDSLSELRPSKRTLFEENGKIYKEKLSKLDKEFSLFINNLNKDRRYLVSCEGAFSYLTNDYGLEEVYLWPVNAESQITPKRMARTISLVKEKNVPSVFCESTVSNESQMVVANETGANFGGNLFVDSLSDDSGPASSYIKMLEHNLDLIKKGLF; this is encoded by the coding sequence ATGAGAAAAAATATTCTTTTTCTAAGTTTAATACTTCTACTTTCTCTTGCTTCAGGCTCATGTAAGAGAATTTCAAATAAAAATGAAAGCAAAGAAGTAATACTGGCAAGTTTCACTGTTTTGGCAGACATAATTAGTAATGTTGCTAAAGATCATTTTATTGTTAAATCAATAACGAAGCCTGGAGTTGAAGTTCATGGCTACCAACCAACTCCAAGCGATTTGGTAAATGCTTCTAGTGCCTTTGTTTTTATTGATAATGGTTTTGGATTTGAATTATGGGCTGAAAAATTTGTTTCTAATTTAAAAGTTAAAAGAATTACTGTAGCGGAAGATTTAGATCCTATTTTTATAAGTGAAGATTTTTATAAAGGGAAACCTAATCCTCATGCCTGGATTTCTCCAAAAAGAGGGATTCTATACGTAGATATTCTGGTGGATTCTTTATCAGAATTGAGACCATCCAAAAGAACATTATTTGAAGAGAATGGAAAAATTTATAAAGAAAAACTCTCTAAATTAGATAAAGAATTCTCACTTTTTATTAATAATTTAAATAAAGACAGGAGGTATCTAGTAAGTTGTGAAGGTGCTTTTTCATATCTAACAAATGATTATGGATTAGAGGAAGTTTATTTGTGGCCAGTTAATGCTGAGAGTCAAATTACTCCCAAGAGAATGGCAAGAACAATTTCACTAGTTAAAGAAAAGAATGTCCCATCTGTATTTTGCGAAAGTACTGTAAGTAACGAATCTCAAATGGTTGTTGCAAACGAAACTGGGGCTAATTTTGGAGGAAATCTTTTTGTTGATTCATTATCTGATGATAGTGGGCCTGCAAGTTCCTATATAAAAATGCTTGAACATAATTTGGATTTAATTAAAAAAGGGCTTTTTTGA
- a CDS encoding metal ABC transporter ATP-binding protein: MESINYQNYRIDAENICVDYNGKVALYDANLRLKPGQICGLVGMNGAGKTTFFNALTGFVNISKGKIRINGESLRSAQKDQTIAYVPQNEGIDSQFPISVWDVVMMGRYGSMNIFRCPRESDVQAVKDAIERVDLTDHLSTPIGNLSGGQRKRTFLARAIAQRASILLLDEPFSGVDIRTEKLISELFIQFKNEGKTILLSTHDMIHVREFCDLVLLINKTVVAYGETSEVFTPENITTTFGGISPDFLFGPES; the protein is encoded by the coding sequence ATGGAATCAATCAATTATCAAAACTATAGGATTGATGCAGAGAATATTTGCGTAGATTACAACGGTAAGGTGGCTTTGTATGATGCCAATCTAAGATTGAAACCTGGCCAGATTTGTGGGTTGGTAGGGATGAACGGTGCTGGCAAAACAACTTTTTTTAATGCTTTAACTGGCTTTGTAAATATTTCAAAGGGAAAAATTAGAATAAATGGAGAGTCTTTAAGATCTGCTCAAAAAGATCAGACAATTGCTTATGTTCCTCAGAATGAAGGAATTGATAGTCAATTTCCAATAAGTGTTTGGGATGTAGTAATGATGGGAAGATATGGTTCGATGAATATTTTTAGGTGTCCTAGAGAGTCTGATGTTCAGGCGGTTAAAGATGCTATTGAGAGAGTTGATCTTACTGATCATTTATCTACACCTATCGGAAACTTATCTGGAGGTCAAAGAAAACGAACTTTTTTAGCTAGAGCAATTGCGCAAAGAGCGTCAATATTGCTTCTTGATGAGCCTTTTTCAGGTGTTGATATAAGAACTGAGAAACTTATCTCTGAATTATTTATTCAATTTAAAAATGAGGGGAAAACTATATTATTATCAACGCACGATATGATTCATGTCCGTGAATTTTGTGATTTGGTTCTTTTAATAAATAAAACTGTTGTAGCTTATGGGGAGACCTCTGAAGTGTTTACTCCTGAAAATATTACAACCACTTTTGGAGGGATCTCACCTGATTTCTTATTTGGACCTGAATCCTAA
- a CDS encoding metal ABC transporter permease, with product MELCSFLTFDSFITDPLTHNFMRKALLMSSLVAAVCGFLSSYLTLKGWALMGDAVSHSVMPGVVVAYALGLPFSLGAFIFGVGSVALIGFIKQKSRVKEDTVIGLVFTGFFALGIVLVSKIKSNIDLHSILFGSPLGISLSDVKQTIFISLLVVILLSIFRKDLMLYCFDPRHAKTVGINVLFLHYLLLTCLSLAAVVGLQSVGIILVVAMLITPGATAYLLTDKFNNMTVISVLSAIISSLIGIYVSFWFDLETGGSIVLAQTFIFLFAFLFAPRYGIFKLKKLFADYKC from the coding sequence ATGGAACTCTGTTCTTTTTTGACTTTTGATTCATTCATAACAGATCCTTTGACTCATAACTTTATGAGAAAAGCACTTCTTATGAGTTCATTAGTTGCAGCGGTTTGTGGTTTTCTGTCAAGTTATTTGACTCTTAAAGGATGGGCTTTGATGGGAGATGCAGTGTCACATTCGGTAATGCCTGGAGTTGTGGTTGCTTATGCATTAGGTCTTCCTTTCTCATTAGGGGCATTTATTTTTGGAGTTGGGTCTGTTGCATTAATAGGGTTTATTAAGCAGAAATCAAGAGTTAAGGAAGATACTGTTATTGGGTTGGTATTTACTGGGTTTTTCGCTCTTGGAATCGTATTGGTCTCTAAGATTAAAAGTAATATTGATTTGCACTCTATTCTTTTTGGTAGTCCATTGGGAATATCACTTTCAGATGTAAAGCAAACTATATTCATTTCTTTGTTGGTAGTAATCCTTTTATCAATTTTTAGAAAAGATTTAATGCTGTATTGCTTTGATCCTAGGCATGCAAAAACAGTTGGGATTAACGTATTATTTCTTCATTATTTACTCCTAACATGCTTATCTTTGGCAGCTGTTGTGGGCTTGCAGTCTGTTGGAATTATTTTGGTAGTTGCAATGTTGATTACACCTGGGGCTACAGCATATTTACTTACGGATAAGTTTAATAATATGACAGTAATTTCAGTATTAAGCGCAATTATCTCAAGCCTGATAGGAATCTATGTTAGTTTTTGGTTTGATCTTGAAACAGGTGGATCAATTGTCTTGGCACAAACTTTTATATTTTTATTCGCTTTTTTATTCGCTCCAAGATACGGAATCTTTAAGTTAAAGAAATTATTTGCTGATTATAAATGTTAG
- a CDS encoding DUF4336 domain-containing protein: MLVVEETLNKNWNWWPLFPLYPYGKKKTILRELIPDQIWSLEQIQGLYYVAVPIRMTVIRVDNGLMLINPLPPTKELVNELEKLIAIHGNVTSIILPSASGLEHKIGLPALSRIFKDAEIWLCPGQWSFPINLPLDFLGIPSKRSRILFEEGTPHSNSFKWSSLGPLNLGLGRYQEISCFHYPTKTLHVTDAIVGIDSTPPEIFNFDPTPLLFHSRERGDEPLIDSIEQRKKGWKRLVLFSSFLKPGKLNIPPIKKIFKYSFKKDLRNWRSHFGIYPFLWDEDWESSLVEIMGKDTPKIQIAPVLQKLIFPRSKEVLLKWLENIKSLEDMEYLIPAHFTAPIKFTIEDCQRLINEINSPKWDKLPDDNKFLMGLYKKLYELGIIPEEVNL, from the coding sequence ATGTTAGTAGTGGAAGAAACTTTAAATAAAAACTGGAATTGGTGGCCATTATTCCCCTTATATCCTTATGGGAAAAAGAAAACAATTTTAAGAGAATTAATTCCTGATCAAATATGGTCTTTGGAACAAATACAGGGACTTTATTATGTTGCGGTTCCAATAAGAATGACGGTGATAAGGGTTGATAATGGATTGATGCTAATAAATCCATTGCCACCGACAAAAGAATTAGTAAATGAGTTAGAAAAATTAATTGCGATTCACGGTAACGTAACATCAATAATTCTACCGAGTGCCTCTGGACTAGAACATAAAATCGGACTGCCAGCACTTTCAAGAATTTTTAAAGATGCAGAAATTTGGCTTTGTCCTGGACAATGGAGTTTTCCCATAAATCTACCACTAGATTTTTTAGGAATTCCATCAAAAAGATCAAGAATACTTTTTGAGGAAGGTACTCCACATTCAAACTCCTTTAAATGGTCTTCATTAGGACCACTAAATTTAGGACTCGGAAGATATCAGGAGATAAGTTGTTTTCATTATCCTACGAAAACTCTTCATGTAACAGACGCAATAGTTGGAATAGACTCCACACCACCTGAGATATTTAATTTTGATCCAACTCCACTACTTTTTCATTCTAGAGAGAGAGGAGATGAACCCTTGATTGACTCCATCGAACAAAGAAAAAAAGGATGGAAAAGGTTAGTCTTGTTTTCATCTTTTTTGAAACCAGGTAAATTAAATATTCCACCTATAAAAAAAATATTTAAGTATTCATTCAAAAAAGATCTTAGAAATTGGAGATCTCATTTCGGTATTTATCCCTTTTTATGGGACGAAGATTGGGAATCCTCTCTTGTTGAAATAATGGGTAAAGATACTCCAAAGATTCAAATTGCACCAGTTTTACAAAAATTAATTTTTCCGCGTTCAAAAGAAGTTTTACTTAAGTGGTTAGAAAATATAAAGTCTCTTGAAGATATGGAATATTTAATTCCAGCTCATTTTACGGCGCCTATAAAATTTACAATAGAAGATTGTCAAAGATTAATTAATGAAATTAATTCCCCAAAGTGGGATAAACTTCCTGATGATAATAAATTCTTGATGGGTTTATATAAAAAGTTGTATGAACTAGGAATAATTCCTGAAGAAGTAAATCTTTAA
- a CDS encoding DUF760 domain-containing protein: MFNPEFLATENNDPNDENDLIQYLQKQSPEVLQRVAKSASEDIQEIIRHNVQGLLGMLPSDQFDVKITSSKDNIANLLSSAMMTGYFLRQMEQRKELEQTLKNDENMSIEE, translated from the coding sequence ATGTTTAATCCAGAATTTCTTGCTACTGAAAATAATGATCCAAACGATGAGAATGATTTAATCCAATATTTACAAAAACAATCTCCAGAAGTTTTGCAAAGAGTCGCAAAATCCGCTAGTGAAGATATTCAAGAAATTATTAGACATAATGTTCAAGGTCTTCTTGGAATGCTTCCTTCAGATCAATTTGATGTAAAAATAACATCTTCAAAAGACAACATTGCTAATTTATTATCTTCTGCAATGATGACAGGATATTTTTTAAGACAAATGGAGCAAAGAAAAGAGCTAGAACAAACTCTTAAAAATGATGAAAACATGTCTATAGAAGAATAA